From Bifidobacterium longum subsp. longum JCM 1217, one genomic window encodes:
- a CDS encoding VPLPA-CTERM sorting domain-containing protein has protein sequence MGSTHNDRHWARTLAAGVAAAATLAAGMLVAGTADAADMRDPFERSIQNGNPGLWANLGTITFSNGHKYEGMEQSLGVVDKVNGKNVYCIQADTLYTGTAGTWGEWTDAKTKPDAQRLAWLTDKYNGNTDDLTQAAIAGLIHQKLDPMGNEYLSGIERLGWKDGTSWDTYTAKMNSLWTEAVANTPSNLDMRYQYTIGKRKGTVTPSITTENGVEIAGIQYTATLNGPAVFDQTKTNTISGTTTGQAIHLPWTATGNGKVTWSVWRKIPKAVKLSSPNQNLMGPSDPETVSENIQFEVLNNFKPTIQSDQSDHRIEYGHAPEDDLTWHVDPTGGDWIEGATIKSTGTLYYFANKPVEGRTTVKDGVKAATATAAGDRDGATNHVDAASITMDPDFVKTHPGATPSSLPDTGWYTWVWQITPDMQDANMKQYLSTDYDWSDNVLEAESTQHVRNMQPTIKSSVSDAYKTDQSTVTGADGTERPSVQIGSAQASDKTDVVYLEKGSVIRDKVTLNVTDVNGDGKVDTQDWLHTKDGQGEGKETEDNQITLTVNGTIYGGMTREQAEQAQKDTAAGKTVELPKQAVKLATATFTTNKAGDYLISSSDEDKPVAQWKAEDGVNLTNLPSGYATFVFDIANKDQDTENQTGIEPSRDYPFAKDVHEAPFTADETVMFRLTPKLDSTVSSKEVKAGETTIDKLVVAKTNEKDVWPTYPETNVTEGETAKSTPLSLDFHGVLYKVSDDPSAAIEQTDTVPENAVKVHEADIKDVTRFGTYTTDSFTLTESGTYAWHWVMTPSLTGDQNHNPLAALAWRQLTHGRVQHAFGLASEIVRVQGRKPETPRCEVSTRSQGEVTLENGRADLHDELLLKNCEQAAKAEFELWKQANGDQSGDVLITVTGKVGAKDGVHSPTVTVKETGTYYWREKVYDQTGRLVSYGDARKPNETVTVREKQLASTGTGVLPAVAAGMLLAGLGAAFALRNRRRA, from the coding sequence ATGGGTTCGACTCATAACGACAGACACTGGGCGCGCACGCTCGCCGCGGGCGTCGCGGCAGCCGCCACCCTGGCGGCGGGCATGCTCGTCGCGGGCACGGCGGACGCGGCCGACATGCGTGATCCGTTTGAGCGCTCCATCCAGAACGGCAACCCGGGCCTGTGGGCGAACCTGGGCACGATCACGTTCAGCAACGGACACAAGTACGAGGGCATGGAGCAGTCGCTCGGCGTGGTCGACAAGGTCAACGGGAAGAACGTGTACTGCATCCAGGCCGACACGCTCTACACGGGCACGGCGGGCACGTGGGGCGAGTGGACCGACGCGAAGACGAAACCGGACGCGCAGCGGCTCGCATGGCTGACCGACAAGTACAACGGGAACACGGACGACCTCACGCAGGCCGCGATCGCAGGCCTCATCCACCAGAAGCTCGACCCGATGGGCAACGAATACCTGTCGGGCATCGAACGCCTCGGCTGGAAGGACGGCACCAGCTGGGACACGTACACGGCCAAAATGAACAGCCTGTGGACGGAGGCGGTCGCCAACACGCCCTCGAACCTCGACATGAGATACCAGTACACCATCGGCAAACGCAAGGGAACGGTCACCCCGAGCATCACGACCGAGAACGGCGTCGAAATCGCGGGCATCCAGTACACGGCGACCCTGAACGGCCCGGCCGTGTTCGACCAGACCAAGACGAACACGATCAGCGGCACCACCACAGGTCAGGCGATCCACCTTCCGTGGACGGCAACGGGCAACGGCAAAGTGACGTGGAGCGTATGGAGAAAGATCCCGAAGGCCGTCAAGCTGAGCTCCCCGAACCAGAACCTGATGGGTCCCTCTGATCCCGAGACCGTGTCGGAGAACATCCAGTTCGAGGTGCTGAACAACTTCAAGCCGACCATCCAGTCCGACCAGTCGGATCATCGCATCGAATACGGGCATGCGCCCGAAGACGATCTGACCTGGCATGTGGACCCGACGGGCGGCGACTGGATTGAAGGCGCGACCATCAAGAGCACCGGCACCCTCTACTACTTCGCGAACAAGCCGGTCGAAGGCCGGACGACCGTCAAGGATGGGGTGAAGGCCGCGACCGCGACCGCCGCCGGCGACAGGGACGGCGCCACCAATCACGTGGACGCCGCCTCCATCACCATGGACCCCGACTTCGTGAAGACGCACCCGGGAGCCACCCCGTCGAGCCTGCCGGACACCGGCTGGTACACGTGGGTGTGGCAGATCACGCCCGACATGCAGGACGCCAACATGAAGCAGTACCTGTCCACGGACTACGACTGGTCCGACAACGTGCTCGAAGCGGAATCCACTCAGCACGTGCGCAACATGCAGCCGACCATCAAGTCGAGTGTGAGCGACGCCTACAAGACCGATCAGAGCACGGTGACCGGCGCCGACGGCACCGAACGTCCGAGCGTGCAAATCGGTTCCGCTCAGGCATCCGACAAGACCGATGTCGTCTACCTTGAAAAGGGCAGCGTCATCCGCGATAAGGTCACACTCAACGTGACCGACGTGAACGGTGACGGCAAGGTCGACACCCAGGACTGGCTGCACACCAAGGACGGTCAGGGCGAAGGCAAGGAAACGGAAGACAACCAGATCACGCTTACCGTGAATGGCACCATCTACGGTGGTATGACCCGCGAACAGGCCGAACAGGCTCAGAAGGATACCGCCGCAGGCAAGACCGTCGAACTGCCCAAGCAGGCCGTGAAGCTCGCCACCGCCACGTTCACCACGAACAAGGCCGGCGACTACCTGATTTCCAGCAGTGACGAGGACAAGCCTGTCGCCCAATGGAAGGCCGAGGATGGTGTGAATCTGACGAACCTGCCATCCGGATACGCCACGTTCGTGTTCGACATCGCGAACAAGGATCAGGACACGGAAAACCAGACCGGCATCGAACCGTCCAGGGACTATCCGTTCGCCAAGGATGTTCATGAGGCTCCGTTCACCGCGGATGAGACCGTCATGTTCCGCCTCACCCCGAAGCTCGACTCCACGGTGTCCAGCAAGGAAGTCAAGGCGGGGGAGACCACCATCGACAAGCTCGTCGTCGCCAAGACCAACGAAAAGGACGTGTGGCCCACCTACCCGGAGACTAACGTCACCGAAGGCGAGACCGCGAAGAGCACCCCGTTGAGCCTCGACTTCCACGGCGTCCTCTACAAGGTGAGTGACGACCCGTCCGCCGCGATCGAACAGACCGACACCGTGCCCGAAAACGCGGTGAAGGTTCACGAGGCCGACATCAAGGACGTCACCAGGTTCGGCACCTACACGACCGACTCGTTCACCCTGACCGAATCGGGCACCTACGCTTGGCATTGGGTCATGACACCGAGCCTGACCGGCGACCAGAACCATAATCCGCTCGCCGCCTTGGCCTGGCGTCAGCTCACCCACGGCAGGGTGCAGCACGCTTTCGGCCTCGCATCCGAAATCGTGCGCGTCCAAGGCAGGAAGCCCGAAACGCCCAGGTGCGAGGTGTCCACCAGGAGCCAGGGTGAGGTCACGTTGGAGAACGGCAGGGCCGACCTGCACGACGAGCTCCTGCTCAAGAACTGCGAGCAGGCAGCCAAGGCCGAATTCGAACTGTGGAAGCAGGCCAACGGAGACCAGTCGGGAGACGTGCTCATCACCGTCACCGGCAAGGTCGGCGCGAAGGACGGCGTCCACTCGCCGACCGTGACCGTCAAGGAGACCGGCACCTACTACTGGCGTGAGAAGGTGTACGACCAGACGGGCAGGCTCGTCTCCTATGGCGACGCGCGCAAGCCGAACGAGACCGTGACCGTCAGGGAGAAGCAGCTCGCCTCCACCGGCACGGGCGTCCTGCCCGCCGTCGCGGCCGGCATGCTGCTCGCCGGCCTGGGCGCCGCGTTCGCGCTGCGCAACCGCAGGCGCGCCTGA
- a CDS encoding restriction endonuclease subunit S, protein MAKIDTNGWKEFKIGKLFEIKRPVARSQAKYEDGNIPFVASGNFNNGVTKWCKPKDDEVLDAGNCITVSPIDGSAFYQAKPFLGRGGAGSAILMLHNAGLTELSGLFVSSVIRQSLTKYTYSDQLNSKTIEDEMIRLPVDTSGEPDWAYMDEYMSAVMKESEASLESLKQALRG, encoded by the coding sequence ATGGCGAAGATTGATACGAACGGATGGAAAGAGTTCAAGATAGGTAAGTTGTTTGAAATAAAGCGACCAGTTGCTCGTAGTCAAGCAAAGTATGAAGACGGAAATATTCCTTTTGTTGCATCTGGAAATTTCAACAATGGTGTCACTAAGTGGTGTAAGCCAAAAGATGATGAAGTGCTGGATGCAGGAAATTGCATCACAGTAAGTCCGATTGATGGTTCAGCTTTTTATCAAGCCAAGCCTTTTCTGGGTCGTGGTGGTGCTGGTTCTGCAATCTTGATGTTGCACAATGCAGGTTTAACAGAACTGTCGGGACTATTTGTTTCGTCTGTGATTCGCCAGTCACTGACCAAATATACGTATTCTGACCAGTTAAATTCCAAGACTATAGAAGACGAAATGATTCGTTTGCCCGTTGATACGTCCGGCGAGCCTGATTGGGCTTACATGGACGAGTACATGTCGGCAGTCATGAAAGAGTCTGAAGCAAGCCTTGAGAGTCTGAAGCAAGCCTTGAGAGGCTGA
- a CDS encoding restriction endonuclease subunit S, which produces MRQADESKHALGIAEWQEFVIWKLFDVVKGTRLTKANMIPGDIRFIGSSAMNNGCTAMVGNTENMHPANTITVCYNGSVGETFYQDRPFLASDDLTSPHG; this is translated from the coding sequence CTGAGGCAAGCCGATGAGAGCAAGCATGCGCTGGGCATAGCCGAATGGCAGGAGTTTGTTATTTGGAAGCTGTTTGACGTTGTTAAAGGAACAAGGCTGACAAAAGCAAATATGATTCCGGGTGATATACGCTTTATCGGTTCTTCTGCGATGAACAACGGTTGCACCGCAATGGTCGGTAATACCGAGAATATGCACCCAGCCAATACAATTACCGTATGCTACAACGGTAGTGTTGGCGAGACGTTCTACCAAGACCGGCCTTTTCTCGCTTCGGATGATTTGACTTCTCCCCACGGCTAA
- a CDS encoding helix-turn-helix domain-containing protein gives MEDGNVKATLDMLAGLGLDVRVMRETPFLAVVENPAIPSRRVAVAVPDGDGPARAAMFETDPRTGRNRPHGDSAAVPRDDPWPTVAGMCRTWLAGLGALGDAAGLTRAELARRTGVAATRISEYARPRPGRADPANMTLRTARALARALGVTIDALYDTMAMRIPENGPTARQAGTSDPARRA, from the coding sequence ATGGAAGACGGGAACGTGAAGGCGACGCTCGACATGCTCGCCGGACTGGGACTGGACGTGCGCGTGATGCGCGAGACGCCGTTCCTCGCCGTCGTGGAGAACCCCGCCATCCCCTCGCGCAGGGTCGCCGTCGCCGTCCCGGACGGGGACGGGCCCGCCCGGGCCGCCATGTTCGAAACCGACCCGCGCACCGGCCGCAACCGGCCGCACGGGGATTCCGCGGCCGTCCCCCGCGACGACCCGTGGCCGACGGTCGCCGGCATGTGCCGGACATGGCTGGCCGGGCTCGGCGCGCTCGGGGACGCCGCCGGGCTCACCCGGGCCGAACTCGCCCGCAGGACGGGCGTCGCGGCCACCAGGATCAGCGAATACGCCCGGCCGCGCCCCGGGCGCGCGGATCCCGCCAACATGACGCTGCGCACCGCCCGCGCACTGGCCCGCGCGCTCGGCGTCACCATCGACGCCCTGTACGACACCATGGCGATGCGCATCCCGGAAAACGGGCCGACGGCCCGACAGGCGGGAACATCCGATCCGGCCCGCCGGGCATGA
- a CDS encoding DNA methyltransferase — translation MRPFIDHDGLTLYNADARRLPGLLDAPADAIVTDPPYELGLGTAGEVKRWDSTGIAFDPEFWTAMLGMVRPGAFALVFGSPRTWHRLACAMEDAGWLIRDQFCWLYASGMPKGEWGDHAVDRALGVKDDRTGVIRDSASLERNVAYTERYEAKTREARPWRGFNPALKPAWEPILVAQRPRESMLGRNLMDHGTGALNVAACALDADMGELGRRYRLNATAGGRPDAPRGGDTFRDSDTPRPMGPRIPGRHPSNVLMDKAMARLLPADAPRFYYCPKAQDRPVRVLERIVRPRTRDKAWKACCARLGLESGADAYPACLLDTAALALTVPAGERRLAHPTVKPLDLTRWLARLACPPHGLVLDPFAGSGTTLDACRREGLRCAATELDPTYLPLTADRLERPASLPLF, via the coding sequence ATGAGACCATTCATCGACCATGACGGCCTGACCCTGTACAACGCGGACGCGAGACGCCTGCCCGGCCTCCTCGACGCGCCCGCGGACGCGATCGTCACCGACCCGCCCTACGAGCTCGGCCTGGGCACCGCGGGCGAGGTGAAACGCTGGGACTCCACCGGCATCGCCTTCGACCCGGAATTCTGGACGGCCATGCTCGGCATGGTCCGCCCCGGCGCGTTCGCCCTCGTGTTCGGCTCGCCCCGCACCTGGCACCGGCTCGCCTGCGCCATGGAGGACGCGGGCTGGCTGATCCGCGACCAGTTCTGCTGGCTGTACGCGTCCGGCATGCCGAAGGGCGAATGGGGCGACCATGCGGTCGACCGGGCGCTCGGCGTGAAGGACGACCGGACCGGCGTCATACGCGACTCCGCGTCCCTGGAACGCAACGTCGCCTACACGGAACGCTACGAGGCGAAGACCCGCGAGGCGCGGCCCTGGCGCGGGTTCAACCCGGCGCTCAAACCCGCATGGGAGCCGATCCTCGTCGCCCAGCGCCCCCGCGAGTCCATGCTCGGCCGCAACCTCATGGACCACGGGACGGGCGCCCTGAACGTGGCCGCCTGCGCCCTGGACGCGGACATGGGGGAGCTGGGGCGCCGCTACCGGCTCAACGCGACCGCCGGGGGGCGTCCGGACGCGCCGCGCGGCGGCGACACGTTCCGCGATTCGGACACGCCCAGGCCCATGGGGCCGCGCATACCGGGCCGCCACCCGTCGAACGTCCTCATGGACAAGGCCATGGCCCGGCTCCTGCCCGCGGACGCGCCGCGCTTCTACTACTGCCCGAAAGCGCAGGACAGGCCCGTGCGCGTCCTGGAACGCATCGTCCGCCCCCGGACACGGGACAAGGCGTGGAAGGCGTGCTGCGCGCGCCTGGGACTCGAATCCGGGGCGGACGCGTACCCCGCGTGCCTGCTCGACACGGCGGCGCTCGCCCTGACCGTGCCGGCGGGCGAAAGACGGCTCGCCCACCCGACCGTCAAACCCCTGGACCTGACCCGATGGCTCGCCCGCCTCGCATGCCCGCCCCACGGCCTCGTCCTCGACCCGTTCGCCGGCTCCGGCACCACACTGGACGCATGCCGGCGGGAAGGCCTGCGGTGCGCGGCCACGGAGCTCGACCCCACGTACCTGCCGCTCACGGCCGACCGGCTCGAACGCCCCGCAAGCCTCCCGCTCTTCTGA
- a CDS encoding HsdM family class I SAM-dependent methyltransferase — protein sequence MAKNMTEDAVRDLARDILGLADSDLACAGVGQLTTFNQLGFSGIADKPDGWYLPKNKADVALVLETKATRIALGKAQVDEVLKNVRIMQTQYEKVVGVLYNGEDVRVFKGEEEVKTPDKLQHVGYYLSLYTVDSIDKERIYQLTARINNCLHFEFGIKNLYHRMIFTACALVAERYGAGLKRLKDLGYETFHTAIHSTLAKSLIASRKQNAKIDILLEEYSDIKMNTTDNQKAINDFIDWVVEISECVNSNEWRGEDVMGIFFNEFNRYKKKSESGQIFTPEHITDFIYKILEVNMDDCVLDATCGSGGFLVKAMANMIREAGGMETKKAGEIKSKQLYGIEFDREIYALACANMLIHKDGKTNLEQMDTRTDAANEWMQSKPITKVLMNPPYENKYGCMTIVENVMDSVPAHTQCAFILPDKKLEKASKAQMKRILKNHRLRKVIKLPEDLFFGVGVTTSIFVFEAGVGQDGKEFFACYMESDGLATVKNKGRHDVYGKWAAIEAHWVDVVEKQSGDDTCQWVNPAEHLSYQMPQKPFEIFEEDFRKTAMDYLMFRQGIDAKEFGEKLLDTAMYSSRVSADDKSVTVTMRKGGDGDGED from the coding sequence GTGGCGAAGAATATGACAGAGGATGCCGTGCGCGATTTGGCACGTGACATTCTTGGACTTGCGGATAGTGATTTGGCTTGTGCCGGCGTTGGCCAGCTCACGACGTTCAACCAGCTCGGATTTTCAGGCATTGCCGACAAGCCGGACGGCTGGTATCTACCGAAGAACAAGGCGGATGTAGCGCTGGTGTTGGAGACGAAGGCGACGCGCATTGCCCTGGGCAAGGCGCAGGTGGACGAGGTGCTGAAGAACGTCCGCATCATGCAGACACAATATGAGAAGGTTGTCGGCGTTTTGTACAACGGCGAGGATGTGCGCGTGTTCAAGGGCGAGGAGGAAGTCAAGACGCCCGACAAGTTGCAGCATGTCGGCTATTACCTGTCGCTCTATACCGTCGATAGCATCGACAAGGAGCGCATCTACCAGCTGACGGCACGTATCAACAACTGCCTGCATTTCGAGTTCGGCATCAAGAACCTGTACCACCGCATGATTTTCACGGCATGCGCGTTGGTTGCCGAGCGTTACGGTGCGGGATTGAAGCGTCTGAAAGACCTTGGGTATGAGACGTTCCATACGGCGATTCACTCGACGCTTGCAAAATCATTGATAGCCAGTCGCAAACAGAATGCGAAAATTGACATCCTGCTGGAGGAATATTCCGACATCAAGATGAACACGACCGACAACCAGAAGGCAATCAATGACTTCATCGACTGGGTCGTCGAGATTTCCGAGTGCGTCAACTCGAACGAATGGCGCGGCGAGGACGTGATGGGCATTTTCTTCAACGAGTTCAACCGTTACAAGAAAAAGTCCGAATCGGGGCAGATATTCACGCCCGAGCACATCACGGACTTCATATACAAGATTCTCGAAGTGAACATGGACGACTGCGTTCTGGACGCCACGTGCGGTTCCGGCGGCTTCCTCGTGAAGGCCATGGCGAACATGATTCGCGAGGCCGGCGGCATGGAAACGAAGAAGGCCGGCGAGATTAAATCCAAGCAGCTCTACGGCATCGAGTTCGACCGCGAGATTTACGCGCTGGCGTGCGCGAACATGCTGATTCACAAGGACGGCAAGACGAACCTTGAACAGATGGATACTCGCACGGATGCAGCCAACGAATGGATGCAGTCCAAGCCGATCACGAAGGTGCTGATGAACCCGCCGTACGAGAACAAGTACGGCTGCATGACCATCGTCGAGAACGTGATGGACAGCGTTCCCGCACATACCCAGTGCGCGTTCATCCTGCCGGACAAGAAGCTGGAGAAAGCATCGAAGGCGCAGATGAAGCGCATTCTGAAGAACCATCGCCTGCGCAAGGTCATCAAGCTGCCGGAAGACCTGTTCTTCGGCGTGGGCGTGACCACGAGCATCTTCGTGTTCGAGGCGGGCGTCGGACAGGACGGCAAGGAGTTTTTCGCCTGTTACATGGAGTCCGATGGTCTGGCGACGGTCAAGAACAAGGGACGCCATGACGTCTACGGCAAGTGGGCGGCCATTGAGGCTCATTGGGTCGATGTGGTCGAGAAGCAGTCCGGCGACGATACATGCCAGTGGGTGAACCCCGCCGAGCACCTGTCCTATCAGATGCCGCAGAAGCCGTTCGAGATATTCGAGGAGGACTTCCGCAAGACGGCGATGGACTACCTGATGTTCCGGCAGGGCATCGACGCAAAGGAGTTCGGCGAGAAGCTGCTGGACACAGCGATGTATTCGAGCCGAGTGAGCGCCGATGACAAGTCCGTGACCGTAACCATGAGGAAAGGCGGAGACGGCGATGGCGAAGATTGA
- a CDS encoding type II toxin-antitoxin system HicB family antitoxin codes for MSAHVKSVKIVYHRDEGAWWADSPDMPGFSAVGDTFDDTRKLALEGIPFYFDGNRPDIVDERMENGASLKPTRP; via the coding sequence ATGAGCGCACACGTGAAATCAGTGAAGATCGTATACCACCGTGACGAGGGCGCATGGTGGGCCGACTCCCCGGACATGCCGGGATTCTCCGCCGTCGGGGACACCTTCGACGACACGAGGAAGCTTGCCCTCGAGGGCATCCCCTTCTACTTCGATGGCAATAGGCCCGATATCGTGGACGAGCGCATGGAGAACGGGGCGAGCCTGAAGCCCACGAGACCGTAA
- a CDS encoding DNA cytosine methyltransferase, with the protein MQNKTYKTISLFSGYLGLDIGVSKAIGEGELVGWSDIEPGPLALGSHHAPKARRLGDITKIDWEKYKDIEVMAGGFCCQSLSLAGFRAGLKAGTRSGLWLDYAKGIGIIRPSLVVAENVAGLLSGISVSKEDERMDALRSEALDKAGLCSCEIPDLELPDGFEAPDPKEETSQPLAVVLRGFLHADPERCSPVTCRQCGRRVFEVRGDMVLADDERLSGVHTAPTIRALGRVLGDLANLGYDAVWRGLEAADIGAPHHRLRIFVTAWPRDPKSAREPSNARLRRLAQLPPMRPRGRAWGVWDADRDVWTTGEPDLFGDVDVFMDAWPKSGVMAAGRVYTVPESWLKVPEPAAGSVLATPKASDGAKGGPGQAYGTGDAPLPAQAAGIPADGFLYTPKQSDGVFAAPATSGRPLDRSTFLSTQVRLMDLPGRMDPEKVREHDSKLPTPRANDANGAGVHGDGAPDLRTAAVMLPTPNALYDSVKAGTAEDAVRRRRRGAQLGLADAINLL; encoded by the coding sequence ATGCAGAACAAGACATACAAGACGATTTCCCTGTTCTCCGGCTATCTCGGCCTCGACATCGGCGTATCCAAGGCGATCGGCGAGGGGGAACTGGTCGGATGGTCCGACATCGAACCCGGGCCTCTCGCCCTTGGCTCCCATCACGCGCCGAAAGCCCGCCGATTGGGCGACATCACGAAAATCGACTGGGAGAAATACAAGGACATCGAGGTGATGGCCGGCGGATTCTGCTGCCAGTCCCTTTCTCTTGCGGGGTTCCGTGCCGGGTTGAAGGCGGGAACGCGAAGCGGCCTGTGGCTCGACTACGCCAAGGGAATCGGCATCATCCGCCCCAGTCTCGTGGTCGCGGAGAACGTGGCCGGACTCCTGAGCGGCATCAGCGTCTCCAAGGAGGACGAGCGCATGGACGCGCTCCGCTCCGAAGCGTTGGACAAGGCCGGATTATGCTCCTGCGAAATTCCGGACCTCGAACTGCCCGACGGATTCGAAGCCCCGGATCCCAAGGAGGAAACCTCGCAGCCCCTGGCCGTCGTCCTGCGCGGTTTCCTGCATGCGGATCCGGAGCGGTGCTCGCCCGTCACGTGCAGGCAGTGCGGCCGCCGCGTGTTCGAGGTGAGGGGCGACATGGTGCTGGCGGATGACGAACGGTTGTCCGGCGTGCATACGGCGCCCACGATCCGGGCGCTCGGCCGTGTGCTGGGCGATCTGGCGAATCTGGGCTACGACGCGGTGTGGCGAGGCCTTGAGGCGGCCGACATCGGCGCCCCCCACCACAGGCTGCGCATCTTCGTGACCGCATGGCCGCGCGATCCGAAGTCGGCGCGCGAACCGTCGAACGCCCGGCTGAGGCGTCTCGCCCAACTGCCGCCCATGAGGCCGAGGGGGCGCGCATGGGGCGTGTGGGATGCGGACAGGGATGTGTGGACGACGGGCGAGCCGGATCTGTTCGGGGACGTGGACGTGTTCATGGACGCGTGGCCGAAGTCCGGCGTGATGGCCGCCGGCCGCGTGTATACGGTGCCCGAATCGTGGCTGAAGGTCCCGGAGCCGGCGGCCGGTTCCGTTTTGGCGACGCCGAAGGCGTCCGACGGGGCGAAGGGCGGCCCGGGCCAGGCGTATGGGACGGGGGATGCGCCCCTGCCCGCGCAGGCTGCGGGGATCCCGGCCGACGGGTTCCTGTACACGCCGAAGCAGTCGGACGGGGTGTTCGCCGCCCCGGCCACGTCGGGCCGCCCGTTGGACAGGAGCACGTTCCTGTCCACGCAGGTGCGTCTCATGGACCTGCCGGGCCGTATGGACCCGGAGAAGGTCAGGGAGCATGATTCGAAGCTGCCGACCCCGAGGGCGAACGATGCGAACGGGGCGGGCGTGCACGGGGACGGGGCGCCGGATTTGCGGACGGCGGCCGTCATGCTGCCCACGCCGAACGCGTTGTACGACAGCGTGAAGGCGGGCACAGCGGAGGATGCGGTCCGCCGCCGGAGGCGGGGCGCGCAGCTCGGATTGGCGGATGCGATCAATCTCCTGTAG
- a CDS encoding ssDNA-binding protein — protein MADQNQQAERLNLVTVPGIANFPHLFDTDPKNGKYTLSILFDKKDPDAQKMMRDLQAKCTEAIRRGIDGEPGRDGKSYAPFAGHSMDDADWVKRLGLPVEDGDTAVFTRGDNVGKLKKDVYKEYEGHWILKAGTKNDLVAAGWVVDQNRRRLTANELYSGAIVRANIWLYPYRQDNSGVGAMLNAVVKTGDGERIGGETDPLAAFGLPDASAAGVPDPFAGMGV, from the coding sequence ATGGCTGACCAGAACCAGCAGGCGGAACGCCTGAACCTCGTGACAGTGCCCGGGATCGCGAACTTCCCGCACCTGTTCGACACGGATCCGAAGAACGGCAAGTACACGCTGTCCATCCTGTTCGACAAGAAGGATCCGGACGCCCAGAAGATGATGCGCGACCTGCAGGCCAAATGCACGGAGGCGATCCGCCGCGGCATCGACGGCGAACCCGGCAGGGACGGCAAGTCGTACGCGCCGTTCGCCGGGCACAGCATGGACGACGCGGATTGGGTGAAGCGCCTGGGCCTGCCCGTCGAGGACGGGGACACGGCCGTGTTCACCAGGGGCGACAACGTGGGCAAGCTGAAGAAGGACGTGTACAAGGAGTATGAGGGCCATTGGATCCTGAAGGCCGGCACGAAGAACGACCTCGTCGCCGCGGGCTGGGTCGTGGACCAGAACCGTCGACGTCTGACCGCCAACGAACTGTATTCGGGCGCGATCGTGCGCGCCAACATCTGGCTGTACCCGTACAGGCAGGACAATTCGGGCGTGGGCGCCATGCTGAACGCGGTCGTCAAGACGGGCGACGGGGAGCGCATCGGCGGCGAAACCGACCCGCTGGCGGCGTTCGGCCTGCCGGACGCGTCGGCGGCCGGCGTCCCGGACCCGTTCGCGGGCATGGGCGTCTGA
- a CDS encoding oligoribonuclease, producing the protein MSTHDNDDKPVRLLWVDTETTGLDPRKDPILEIGMIATGPDLKPVDDGFHTTVHWEGKPSEFIQGMHGPNGLLAECAHPSAPHMFAAALSARDYVARHLGQGVRLLPAGSTVRFDRDMIDSWMPGVLDGCSHRSLDISAVCEAVRMWNPAILPDMEPSTDHRVMHCLADTLRYARAYRGLICSIG; encoded by the coding sequence ATGAGCACACACGACAATGATGACAAGCCGGTCCGCCTCCTGTGGGTGGACACGGAGACCACGGGCCTCGACCCACGCAAGGATCCCATCCTCGAGATCGGCATGATCGCCACCGGCCCCGACCTGAAGCCGGTGGACGACGGGTTCCACACGACCGTCCACTGGGAAGGCAAACCATCCGAATTCATCCAGGGCATGCACGGGCCCAACGGACTGCTCGCCGAATGCGCGCACCCGAGCGCCCCCCACATGTTCGCCGCCGCCCTGTCCGCACGCGACTACGTGGCCCGACACCTCGGCCAGGGGGTCCGCCTCCTGCCCGCCGGCAGCACCGTCCGCTTCGACCGGGACATGATCGACAGCTGGATGCCCGGCGTGCTCGACGGCTGCTCCCACCGGTCCCTGGACATCAGCGCCGTCTGCGAGGCCGTCCGCATGTGGAACCCCGCGATCCTGCCCGACATGGAACCGTCCACCGACCACCGGGTCATGCACTGCCTGGCCGACACGCTCCGCTACGCGCGCGCATACCGGGGGCTCATATGCTCGATCGGCTGA
- a CDS encoding AAA family ATPase, producing the protein MTEDLTFDAKALAMLSEPQGVSILTGKAGTGKSTLVNHWRSTIAPRNTLTLAPTGIAALNVNGTTIHRFIHAKPGVTPAEAARKGRENARDPLYRMLGAVCVQ; encoded by the coding sequence ATGACCGAAGACCTCACTTTCGACGCGAAGGCGCTCGCCATGCTGTCCGAACCCCAGGGCGTCTCGATCCTGACCGGCAAGGCGGGCACGGGCAAAAGCACCCTCGTCAACCATTGGCGAAGCACGATCGCGCCGCGCAACACGCTCACCCTCGCGCCCACCGGCATCGCCGCCCTCAACGTGAACGGGACCACCATCCACCGGTTCATCCACGCCAAGCCCGGCGTCACCCCGGCCGAGGCGGCCCGCAAGGGACGCGAGAACGCCCGCGACCCCCTCTACCGGATGCTGGGCGCTGTATGTGTTCAATAG